A genomic region of Palaemon carinicauda isolate YSFRI2023 chromosome 11, ASM3689809v2, whole genome shotgun sequence contains the following coding sequences:
- the LOC137649236 gene encoding testis-specific H1 histone-like translates to MKAQAKVRIRPKVQISMKAQAKVRVRAKVRIRAKVRIRAKVQISMKGQAMVCIKAKVQISAKVQISMKAQAKVRVRAKVRIRAKVRIRAKVQISMKGQAMVCIKAKVQIRAKVQISMKAQPMVWIKARVRFRDKVRIRAKVRIRAKVQISMKGQAMVCIKAKVQISAKVQISAKVQISMKAQTKVRIRGKVKISDKVRISMKAQVKVWIRGKMQIRGNMQIRALVRIIKKAQAKVQIRGKV, encoded by the coding sequence ATGAAGGCTCAAGCCAAGGTGCGGATCAGGCCCAAGGTGCAGATCAGCATGAAGGCCCAAGCCAAGGTGCGGGTCAGGGCCAAGGTGCGGATCAGGGCCAAGGTGCGGATCAGGGCCAAGGTGCAGATCAGCATGAAGGGCCAAGCCATGGTGTGTATCAAGGCTAAGGTGCAGATCAGTGCCAAGGTGCAGATCAGCATGAAGGCCCAAGCCAAGGTGCGGGTCAGGGCCAAGGTGCGGATCAGGGCCAAGGTGCGGATCAGGGCCAAGGTGCAGATCAGCATGAAGGGCCAAGCCATGGTGTGTATCAAGGCTAAGGTGCAGATCAGGGCCAAGGTGCAGATCAGCATGAAGGCCCAACCCATGGTGTGGATCAAGGCCAGGGTGCGGTTCAGAGACAAGGTGCGGATCAGGGCCAAGGTGCGGATCAGGGCCAAGGTGCAGATCAGCATGAAGGGCCAAGCCATGGTGTGTATCAAGGCTAAGGTGCAGATCAGTGCCAAGGTGCAGATCAGTGCCAAGGTGCAGATCAGCATGAAGGCCCAAACCAAGGTGCGGATCAGGGGCAAGGTTAAGATCAGCGACAAGGTGCGGATCAGCATGAAGGCCCAGGTAAAGGTGTGGATCAGGGGCAAGATGCAGATCAGGGGCAATATGCAAATCAGGGCCCTGGTGCGGATCATCAAGAAGGCCCAGGCAAAGgtgcagatcaggggcaaggtgtgA